Genomic window (Phragmites australis chromosome 5, lpPhrAust1.1, whole genome shotgun sequence):
AGCTGCCGCTGGCGTGGTCGCCGCGGCTGGAGTCGTACGCGCGGTGGTGGGCGTCGCAGCGGCGCGGAGACTGCGCGCTGCGGCACTCGTTCCCCGAGGGGCAGTTCGCGCTCGGGGAGAACATCTTCtggggcggcgcgggcggggccTGGCGCCCGGGGGACGCCGTCAAGGACTGGGCCGCCGAGGGCGTCGACTACTCGTACGCGGCCAACGCGTGCGCGCCGGGACGCGAGTGCGGGCACTACACGCAGATCGTGTGGAGTCACACCTCCTCGGTCGGGTGCGCACGGGTGGCGTGCGACGACGGGGGAGTGTTCATGACCTGCAACTACTACCCGCCGGGCAACGTCGTCGGCGAGAGGCCGTACTGACAAGGTTCAGGGATCACCTGTGCAGATTTATTACGTGACAGAGTTCAGAGTTGGCGTGTGTAAATATTCAGCGGTGGTTCTATGAGATGATGCAAATTAAAGAACCGTAAACCATGTGTTTGATTGGATGTTCGGC
Coding sequences:
- the LOC133917747 gene encoding pathogenesis-related protein PRB1-3-like yields the protein MRPLAPLLVCSLLHLLLVAVPPVHPTPAPSYARNATVYNVSAALCPGCGAWAETLEFLYYHNLVRLARWELPLAWSPRLESYARWWASQRRGDCALRHSFPEGQFALGENIFWGGAGGAWRPGDAVKDWAAEGVDYSYAANACAPGRECGHYTQIVWSHTSSVGCARVACDDGGVFMTCNYYPPGNVVGERPY